A region from the Bacteroidota bacterium genome encodes:
- a CDS encoding IS1 family transposase, with translation MNRLSREKQIEVVKALVEGNSINATVRMAGVAKNTILKLLVELGEACQSYHDANVRNVTSKRVQCDEIWNFVAKKDRACTMEERSMTGIGSTWTWVAIDADSKLVLSYLVGGRDGEYAYAFMQDVADRLANRVQLTTDAHGVYLQAVRESFGEAIDYAMLIKKYGKGQDGPETRYSPAICTGIEKKPKIGNPNYDEISTSLIERQNLTMRMSMRRFTRLTNGYSKKIENLEAAVALHYMFYNYIRVHQTLGTTPAVSAGLTDKVWSFEDLISMFESFQFERKIAAPKKKKANR, from the coding sequence ATGAACCGACTCAGCCGCGAAAAACAGATTGAAGTAGTGAAGGCACTCGTTGAGGGCAACAGCATCAACGCAACCGTGCGCATGGCTGGCGTTGCGAAGAATACAATTCTGAAGCTGCTCGTTGAACTCGGAGAGGCTTGCCAGTCGTACCATGATGCGAACGTTCGGAACGTGACTTCGAAGCGGGTTCAGTGTGATGAGATTTGGAATTTCGTTGCCAAGAAAGACCGAGCTTGCACAATGGAAGAACGTAGCATGACTGGAATCGGAAGCACATGGACGTGGGTAGCCATTGACGCTGATTCGAAGCTGGTGCTTTCGTATCTCGTTGGCGGACGCGACGGAGAATATGCGTATGCCTTCATGCAGGACGTGGCAGATCGGTTGGCGAATCGCGTGCAACTTACGACCGACGCACACGGCGTTTATTTACAGGCTGTGCGTGAGTCATTTGGTGAGGCCATTGATTATGCCATGCTGATTAAGAAGTACGGCAAAGGACAGGACGGTCCCGAGACTCGTTACAGTCCAGCGATTTGCACCGGGATTGAGAAGAAACCGAAGATCGGAAATCCAAACTACGATGAGATTTCCACGTCCCTCATCGAGCGCCAGAACTTAACGATGAGAATGTCCATGCGCCGGTTCACACGCCTCACGAATGGCTACTCCAAGAAGATCGAAAACTTGGAAGCCGCCGTTGCATTGCACTATATGTTTTACAATTACATCCGAGTCCATCAAACACTCGGAACAACACCGGCAGTGAGTGCGGGTCTAACCGATAAAGTTTGGAGCTTCGAAGACCTGATTAGCATGTTCGAGAGTTTCCAGTTCGAGCGCAAGATTGCAGCACCGAAGAAGAAGAAAGCGAACCGATAG
- a CDS encoding VOC family protein gives MADTHPTFGNGKICYLEIPASDIQLSAQFYRAAFGWEIRSDNADNAAFDDSVGEVSGMWVLGKKPSTEQGILISIMVDSIPDTLALITANGGRVVNAGNATAQEQVALFADPFGNVLQLYQHNH, from the coding sequence ATGGCAGACACACATCCCACATTTGGCAACGGCAAAATTTGCTACCTTGAAATTCCTGCTTCCGATATTCAGCTATCGGCTCAGTTTTACCGAGCGGCGTTTGGCTGGGAGATTCGAAGCGACAATGCCGACAATGCCGCATTCGATGACTCCGTTGGCGAGGTAAGCGGAATGTGGGTGCTCGGCAAGAAGCCCTCAACAGAACAGGGAATTCTCATCTCCATCATGGTCGATAGTATTCCAGATACGCTCGCGCTCATTACCGCAAATGGAGGACGCGTCGTCAATGCAGGGAATGCCACCGCTCAAGAGCAGGTAGCGCTTTTTGCCGATCCGTTTGGCAATGTGCTACAACTTTACCAACACAACCACTAA
- a CDS encoding nuclear transport factor 2 family protein — MDSNTAEILELERQFWQTMIDRDVDASIRLTDDPCIVAGAQGTAKIDHAMFRQMMIGGTWKLHRFEFKNAQVYFPSTDLAIVAYDVHEELTVDGAPLNMDAADTSVWTRRDGRWVCSLHTESVKGDPYGRDRKR, encoded by the coding sequence ATGGATTCCAACACAGCAGAGATTTTAGAACTCGAACGGCAATTCTGGCAGACGATGATCGACCGCGATGTCGATGCCTCCATTCGTCTCACCGACGACCCATGCATCGTTGCTGGCGCGCAGGGAACGGCGAAGATCGATCACGCCATGTTCCGGCAGATGATGATTGGCGGCACCTGGAAGCTGCACCGCTTCGAGTTTAAGAATGCGCAAGTCTATTTCCCAAGCACGGACCTCGCGATCGTCGCGTATGACGTGCATGAAGAGTTGACCGTCGATGGTGCGCCGCTCAACATGGACGCCGCCGATACGTCCGTCTGGACACGCCGCGATGGCCGCTGGGTCTGCTCGCTGCACACCGAGTCGGTCAAAGGCGATCCCTATGGCCGTGATCGAAAAAGGTAA
- a CDS encoding DUF2158 domain-containing protein encodes MANQTWKEGDEVWHKSGGPKMVVDEVSAQGLTITCKWHLNGEFKTQDFHPNALTNKDPNS; translated from the coding sequence ATGGCTAATCAAACTTGGAAAGAGGGCGATGAGGTTTGGCACAAATCAGGTGGCCCCAAAATGGTCGTTGATGAGGTCTCGGCGCAAGGCTTAACCATTACATGCAAATGGCATCTTAATGGCGAGTTCAAAACCCAAGACTTCCATCCCAATGCACTCACTAATAAAGACCCTAATTCATAG